CCTGAGTGAGGAGCGCATCCTCGAACTGCAGAAGAAGGCGACCGAACTCGGCCCCGACTCCCTCCAGAGCATGATCGACGATGGGCTGGGCCTCGGCCCGGCGATCGACGGCGAGCTGCTCACCCGCTCGACGAAGGAATCCCTCGCGGCGGGCGTCGGCACCGACAAGCCGCTCGTCATCGGCGCCACCGACGACGAGTTCACGATGGCCTTCGCCGAGGCCGAGAAGAAGCTCCGCTGGATCCCGAAGTCGCTGATGCTGAAGAAGCTCGGCATGCCGAAGCCGAAGCTGAAGCCCTACCTCGCGGCGAACGCCGAGGTCGCCCGCACAGGCACGGCGCGCATCGCCGGCCGCTTCCTGACCGACCAGATGTTCCGCACCGCCCTGCTCAAGATCGTCGCCCTGCGCGGCGACGCCCCCACCTGGGTGTATCGGTTCTCGTGGCCGTCGGGCACGTTCGGCTTCGCCGAGCACTGCCTCGACGTGCCGTTCTTCTTCGACTGCCTCGACTCGATCGCGATGGAGCCGCTCGCCGGGCCGAACCCGCCGCAGCAGCTCGCCGACCAGGTGCACGGCGGCGCCGTGGCATTCGTCTCGACGGGCGACCCGGGCTGGCCGCGCTACACCGAGCCCGGGCGCGAGACCCGTGTCTTCGACACCCCGTCGACCGTGGTGTCCGACGGCTACGCGAGCGTGCGCCCGTTGCTCGCGGGCTGATTCCGGCACGACCCCGGGGCCTTCGGGTCGTGTCCCCCGATTGGGGTACGTGACCCGGAGGCCCCGTTGCACGCATGCTTCTCACATGACTACGGCCGGCGAGACCTCAGTTCCCACCACCACCGGCCCGCTCGACGAGGTGCATCGCGAGCAGTCCGCGCGTCTCGTCGACCACCTGGTCGACCACGGGCCGGCGACCCGGAGCGAGCTCGCCGCCGCGACCGGCCTCGGCCGAGGTGCGATCGCCGGACTCACCGCCAGACTGCTCGACGCCGGCGTGCTGCGACCCGAGGCTGCGGATGCTTCGGGCGACCACCGCACCGCACCGTTGACGCTCGCCGCGGCCGACCATGTGCTCGTCACCGCCCATCTCGGCCCCGACGACGCGGTCGCGACCATCGCCGCGCTCGGCGGCGAGGAGCTGGCCCGGTTCACGGTGCCACTCCGCCCCGAAGACTCCCCCACCGGCGAGGCTGCCCCCGCGCCGACTCCGCTCGAACTCCTCGCGATCGTGCTGGGCCGGGCGATCGCCCGGGCCGAGCGGGCCGAGCGGCCGATCGCCGACGTCACCGTGCTCGTCGACGGCGCCGTCGCCGGAACGCCCTCGGTCGTGCTCACCGACGATCGGATCGGCGTCGAGCCGGTCGACGTGCTCGGCGAGCTCCGTGCGCGCACGCCGGGGCTCCCCGATGTCGAAGCCGAGCTCCCCGTGCCGATCGCGCTCGTGCCCACTGCGGTGGCCGCGGCATCCGTCGAACTGAGCGGCACCGCCGCACGCGACCTGCTCTACCTCGCCGGTGACACCGGAATCGTCGCCGCGGCGGTCGTCGACGGCCGGCCTCTGCGCGGCGCCCACGGCCTCGGCGCGACCTTCGCGCACCTGCCGATCGTGCCCGGCGGCGTGCGCTGCAGCTGCGGGCAGCGCGGGTGCCTCACCACGGTCGCCTCCCCCGAGATCGTGCTCGAGCGGGCCGGCCTCGCCGAGTTCGCGGCCGCGAACGGCCGTCTCGCCGCCCTCGACGAACTCGTCGTGCGGGTCGACGCGGCCGACGATCGCGCCCGTTGGTCGTGGCTCGACGCGGCACTGTGGATCGGGCGCTCACTGCAGGTGGTGGCGCCCACCCTCGACCCGGCGACCATCGTCGTCGGCGGCTACTGGGCGGCACTCGTCGGCGACATCGAGACGTCGTTCCGCGACAACCGGCCGACCATCGGCGGCGGAGCCCTCGAGTCGATCCCGACGATCGTGGCGTCGCAGCACGGCGGTGAAGCGGCCGTCGCGGGCGCCCGCCGTCAGGCGCGCGAGCGCCTGGTCTCCGAGCCGTTGCTGCTCGCCGGCTGAGGCAGCCCTCGGCCGAACCTGCTGCGGAGGCCCCACCCGGTCACCCGCATCATCGCCTCGATCACGATGCCCGCACTCATCTTCGAGCGCCCGCGCTCGCGCTCGACGAAGGTGACGGGCACCTCCACCACGACGAGACCGGCCTCCCGCGCATGCCAGAGCATGTCGACCTGGAACCCGTAGCCGCGGGTGTGCACGTCGTCGAGCCGGATGCGTCGCAGGGCGTCGGCCCGGAACGCGCGGTAGCCCGCGGTCGCGTCCCTCGTAGGCAGGCGCAGCACCCAGCGCGCGTAGGCGCTGCCGCCGCGGGAGAGCCACTGGCGACGCCGCGGCCAGTTCTCGATCGAGCCGCCGTCGATCCAGCGCGAGCCGATGACGAGGTCGACCGGCCGGCCGGCGTCGGCTCCCGCCCCGGCACCGGCACCGGCACCTGCACCGGCGTCCACGCCGGCCGCGAGCGCGTCGAGCAACCGCCCGAGCTGCTCCGGCTGGTGCGAGCCGTCGGCGTCCATCTGCACGATCGGGTCGAACCCCTCGGCGAGCGCCCAGGCGAACGCGTCGAGGTAGGCGGCCCCGAGGCCGTTCTTCTCGGTTCGGTGCAGCACCTGCACCGAGGCATCCGCCGCCGCCATCTCATCGGCGATGACGCCGGTGCCGTCGGGCGAGGAATCGTCGACGACGAGCACGGACACCGCCGGCACGGCCGCGCGCACGCGTGCCACGATCGCGGCGATGTTCTCGCGCTCGTTGTAGGTGGGAATCACCACCAGGGCTCGGGTCATCACTCGAATCGTAGTCGCCCGCGGCCCCTGCACGTGTCAGGGGCCGACGGCGGCGCCGGTGCTCAGCGCACGCCGGCCATGAGCTTCAGCACGCCGCGGCTGCCCACCGCGAGCGCGATGCCGAGCACGATCGCGATGGCGCCGAGCACGCCGAAGTAGACCACCTCGGTGTCGGCCGAGTAGAACGTCGCGAGCTGGCCCGAGATCGCCGTGCCGAGCGAGACCGAAAGGAAGAACAGCGCCACCATCTGCG
The DNA window shown above is from Agromyces cerinus and carries:
- a CDS encoding ROK family protein, which encodes MTTAGETSVPTTTGPLDEVHREQSARLVDHLVDHGPATRSELAAATGLGRGAIAGLTARLLDAGVLRPEAADASGDHRTAPLTLAAADHVLVTAHLGPDDAVATIAALGGEELARFTVPLRPEDSPTGEAAPAPTPLELLAIVLGRAIARAERAERPIADVTVLVDGAVAGTPSVVLTDDRIGVEPVDVLGELRARTPGLPDVEAELPVPIALVPTAVAAASVELSGTAARDLLYLAGDTGIVAAAVVDGRPLRGAHGLGATFAHLPIVPGGVRCSCGQRGCLTTVASPEIVLERAGLAEFAAANGRLAALDELVVRVDAADDRARWSWLDAALWIGRSLQVVAPTLDPATIVVGGYWAALVGDIETSFRDNRPTIGGGALESIPTIVASQHGGEAAVAGARRQARERLVSEPLLLAG
- a CDS encoding glycosyltransferase yields the protein MTRALVVIPTYNERENIAAIVARVRAAVPAVSVLVVDDSSPDGTGVIADEMAAADASVQVLHRTEKNGLGAAYLDAFAWALAEGFDPIVQMDADGSHQPEQLGRLLDALAAGVDAGAGAGAGAGAGADAGRPVDLVIGSRWIDGGSIENWPRRRQWLSRGGSAYARWVLRLPTRDATAGYRAFRADALRRIRLDDVHTRGYGFQVDMLWHAREAGLVVVEVPVTFVERERGRSKMSAGIVIEAMMRVTGWGLRSRFGRGLPQPASSNGSETRRSRA